From Sphingopyxis sp. USTB-05, the proteins below share one genomic window:
- a CDS encoding long-chain fatty acid--CoA ligase has protein sequence MLPGLMQDAPLQISAILTHAARAHGAREIVSKLAGEPLWRYDWAGCERRSRQAAQMLGTLGIDSGGRVSSLAWNTHRHLELFYGVPGIGAVLHTANPRLSDEQIAFTINHAGSRILFFDTNLADLVERLKPMLPAIEHYVLLGAPYEAMIAAEDGNFDWPRFDENAAAFLCYTSGTTGDPKGVLYSHRSIVLHGMAAGLSSAFGFSAFDAIMPCSSMYHATAWGLPFTAAINGCKLVLPCDKMDGASLAELILDEGVTFSGGVPTIWTMYLAYLETSGKGVGDLKRLVIGGSAVPRAMAETFRERYGVTVLQIWGMTETNPLGVIATPTPLLMAEGEEFATETILTRQGRMQFGIELRIIDDEGAPLAWDGEQAGKLQVRGPWVVDRYYPDLPAADTDGWFDTGDIGTIDRFGFLRLTDRAKDVIKSGGEWISSIDLENAAVGCPGVRIAAVIGVHHPKWEERPLLVIETHDGETVAADAIRAHLETRVVRWWMPDDILFDTVPLTATGKIDKKTLRDRYRDHLANG, from the coding sequence ATGCTGCCCGGTTTGATGCAGGACGCCCCCCTGCAGATCAGTGCGATACTGACCCACGCCGCGCGCGCACATGGCGCGCGCGAGATCGTCTCCAAGCTCGCGGGCGAGCCGCTATGGCGCTATGACTGGGCGGGCTGCGAGCGGCGCTCACGGCAGGCCGCACAGATGCTCGGAACGCTCGGGATCGATAGCGGCGGCCGTGTCTCGTCGCTCGCATGGAACACCCACCGGCATCTCGAACTCTTCTACGGCGTCCCCGGCATCGGCGCGGTTCTGCATACAGCGAACCCGCGGCTCAGCGACGAGCAGATCGCCTTCACCATCAACCATGCGGGCAGCCGCATCCTCTTCTTCGATACCAATCTCGCCGACCTGGTCGAGCGGTTGAAGCCGATGTTGCCCGCGATCGAGCATTATGTGCTGCTCGGCGCACCCTATGAGGCGATGATCGCCGCTGAGGACGGCAATTTCGACTGGCCGCGCTTCGACGAAAATGCTGCGGCCTTCCTCTGCTACACCTCGGGCACCACCGGCGACCCCAAGGGCGTGCTCTACAGTCACCGTTCGATCGTGCTGCACGGGATGGCGGCGGGCCTCAGCAGTGCGTTCGGGTTCAGCGCCTTCGACGCCATCATGCCCTGCTCGTCGATGTATCATGCGACGGCATGGGGCTTGCCGTTCACGGCCGCGATCAACGGCTGCAAGCTCGTCCTGCCGTGCGACAAGATGGACGGCGCCAGCCTTGCCGAACTGATCCTCGATGAAGGCGTCACCTTTTCGGGCGGCGTACCGACGATCTGGACGATGTATCTCGCCTATCTCGAAACCAGCGGGAAAGGCGTTGGCGACCTCAAGCGCCTCGTCATCGGCGGATCGGCGGTCCCGCGTGCGATGGCCGAGACCTTCCGTGAACGCTATGGCGTCACGGTCCTCCAGATATGGGGGATGACCGAGACAAATCCGCTCGGCGTGATCGCGACCCCTACCCCGCTGCTGATGGCAGAGGGCGAAGAATTCGCGACCGAAACGATCCTGACGCGTCAGGGCCGGATGCAGTTCGGGATCGAGCTGCGCATCATCGACGACGAAGGCGCTCCGCTGGCGTGGGATGGCGAACAGGCCGGCAAGCTGCAGGTGCGCGGGCCGTGGGTGGTCGATCGCTATTACCCCGACCTTCCCGCCGCCGATACCGACGGTTGGTTCGATACCGGCGATATCGGGACGATCGACCGCTTCGGCTTCCTGCGCCTTACCGACCGCGCGAAGGACGTCATCAAGTCCGGGGGCGAATGGATCAGTTCGATCGACCTTGAAAATGCCGCGGTCGGCTGCCCCGGCGTCCGCATTGCCGCAGTGATCGGCGTTCATCACCCGAAGTGGGAGGAACGGCCGCTGCTCGTCATCGAAACGCATGACGGCGAGACGGTTGCCGCGGATGCCATCCGCGCACATCTCGAAACCCGCGTCGTGCGCTGGTGGATGCCCGACGACATATTGTTCGACACCGTTCCGCTGACCGCGACAGGCAAGATCGACAAGAAAACGCTTCGCGACCGCTACCGAGACCATCTCGCGAACGGTTGA
- the treF gene encoding alpha,alpha-trehalase TreF, with product MGAEPSPADLYGPLLAKVQERAILPDGKTFVDALPKRPVAEIMRDFAQLPAGDEALLSFIAANFDLPVAAEGARPAVLPLRDHIRALWKDLARAPEQAASGSALPVQHRHVVPGGRFREIYYWDSFFTMLGLVRDGELELANGIVDALTDLIDAHGHIPNGSRTYYLGRSQPPLFHMMVELLGDDRPQVAARRLSAMKREHAWWMEGAESVAPGQQSARVARLSDGHLLNRYWDPRDTPRDESWREDVATASDSSRPAGDVYRDLRAGAESGWDFSSRWLDGEALSSIRTTMIAPIDLNAFLFGLETAIAVSGDAEATYYERLAADRREAMNIYLWNAADGYFGDYDIGNGMLRSPLTAASLAPLLVGAATQEQADATAKAVESGLLASGGLNTTLNHSGQQWDRPNGWAPLQWIAVAGLQNYGHNALARDIAARWVHTVGATFARTGLLFEKYDVETSGAGGGGEYETQTGFGWTNGVTADFIDRYDLLPPTAR from the coding sequence ATGGGTGCCGAACCCAGCCCTGCGGACCTTTATGGCCCGCTGCTTGCAAAGGTGCAGGAGCGCGCCATCCTGCCCGACGGCAAGACCTTCGTCGACGCGCTGCCCAAGCGGCCCGTGGCGGAGATCATGCGCGATTTCGCGCAGCTTCCCGCAGGAGACGAGGCGCTGCTCTCGTTCATCGCGGCCAATTTCGACCTGCCCGTCGCGGCGGAGGGCGCACGCCCCGCGGTGCTACCGCTCCGCGACCATATCCGCGCTCTCTGGAAGGATCTCGCCCGCGCGCCCGAACAGGCCGCAAGCGGATCGGCCCTCCCCGTCCAGCACCGGCACGTCGTCCCCGGCGGACGTTTTCGCGAAATCTATTACTGGGACAGCTTCTTCACGATGCTCGGTCTCGTCCGCGATGGCGAACTCGAGCTCGCCAACGGAATCGTCGATGCGCTGACCGACCTGATCGACGCGCACGGGCACATTCCCAACGGATCGCGTACCTATTATCTCGGCCGGTCGCAGCCGCCGCTGTTCCATATGATGGTCGAACTGCTCGGCGACGACCGGCCCCAGGTTGCGGCGCGGCGGCTGTCGGCGATGAAGCGCGAACATGCATGGTGGATGGAGGGCGCCGAAAGCGTTGCGCCCGGCCAACAAAGCGCCCGCGTCGCGCGGCTCTCCGACGGCCATCTGCTCAACCGCTATTGGGACCCGCGTGATACGCCCCGCGACGAAAGCTGGCGCGAGGATGTGGCGACCGCTTCCGACAGCAGCCGTCCCGCCGGCGACGTCTATCGCGACCTTCGCGCCGGCGCCGAAAGCGGCTGGGATTTTTCGTCGCGCTGGCTGGACGGCGAAGCGCTCTCGTCGATCCGCACGACGATGATCGCCCCGATCGATCTCAACGCGTTCCTGTTCGGCCTGGAAACCGCCATCGCCGTGAGCGGCGACGCCGAGGCTACCTATTACGAACGCCTTGCCGCCGACCGGCGCGAGGCGATGAATATCTATCTCTGGAATGCGGCCGATGGCTATTTCGGCGACTACGATATCGGGAACGGAATGCTTCGCAGCCCGCTGACGGCTGCTTCTCTGGCGCCGCTTCTTGTCGGTGCCGCCACGCAGGAACAAGCCGACGCGACGGCAAAAGCGGTCGAGAGCGGCCTGCTTGCTTCCGGTGGGCTCAACACGACGCTGAACCACTCCGGCCAGCAATGGGACCGGCCGAACGGATGGGCGCCGCTGCAATGGATCGCCGTCGCGGGCCTGCAAAACTATGGGCATAATGCCTTGGCGCGGGACATCGCGGCGCGCTGGGTCCATACGGTTGGCGCGACTTTTGCCCGCACCGGCCTGTTGTTCGAGAAATATGACGTCGAGACGTCGGGGGCGGGCGGCGGCGGAGAATATGAAACGCAGACCGGGTTCGGCTGGACAAATGGTGTAACCGCCGATTTTATCGACCGTTACGACCTGTTGCCACCGACGGCGCGATAA
- a CDS encoding alpha/beta hydrolase — MTATLMRNAITRKAVRAAAANHLKPLNKSRAKRFDVEVEKGKVAGVPVKFVRRRGSDTAANRRLLINFHGGGFMVDSGSETETIPIAGLTGISIITVMYRMAPEHPFPAAVDDALAVYRDALEHRPAGSIGIYGTSAGAVLTAQLLARIKAEGLPLPGAAGVFSGSADFALVSDCEAFLPPIMGSRSAPETLADYSVGTDRTDPLLSPIYGDLSGLPPTMLMTSTRDQLLSQTVRFHLALRKAGVEADLMVYEGMLHAFWAYMECPETDDALAAQAAFFQRHLAS; from the coding sequence ATGACCGCGACGCTGATGCGCAACGCGATCACGCGTAAGGCGGTGCGTGCGGCGGCCGCCAATCATCTGAAGCCGCTGAACAAGAGCCGCGCGAAGCGGTTCGATGTCGAGGTCGAGAAGGGCAAGGTCGCCGGCGTCCCCGTCAAGTTTGTGCGGCGCCGCGGAAGCGACACCGCTGCCAACCGGCGGCTGCTGATCAACTTTCATGGCGGCGGCTTCATGGTCGATTCGGGGTCGGAGACTGAAACGATTCCGATCGCGGGGCTGACCGGGATTTCGATCATCACCGTCATGTATCGCATGGCGCCCGAACATCCGTTTCCTGCGGCGGTGGACGATGCGCTGGCGGTCTATAGGGATGCGCTGGAGCATCGGCCGGCCGGATCGATCGGCATTTACGGCACCTCGGCAGGCGCCGTTCTGACGGCGCAGCTTCTCGCACGGATCAAGGCCGAGGGACTGCCATTGCCGGGGGCAGCGGGTGTCTTTTCGGGGTCCGCCGATTTCGCGCTCGTCAGCGATTGCGAAGCCTTTCTACCGCCGATCATGGGGTCGCGGTCGGCGCCCGAAACCCTGGCCGATTACAGTGTGGGAACCGACCGCACCGATCCGCTGTTGTCCCCGATCTACGGCGACCTGTCGGGACTGCCGCCGACGATGCTGATGACCAGCACCCGCGACCAGTTGCTGAGCCAGACGGTGCGCTTCCATCTTGCGCTGCGAAAGGCCGGCGTCGAGGCCGACCTGATGGTTTATGAAGGCATGCTTCATGCCTTCTGGGCTTATATGGAGTGCCCCGAGACCGACGACGCGCTCGCGGCGCAAGCTGCCTTTTTCCAACGTCATCTGGCAAGCTGA